A part of Setaria viridis chromosome 8, Setaria_viridis_v4.0, whole genome shotgun sequence genomic DNA contains:
- the LOC117834385 gene encoding uncharacterized protein: protein MDAYCMEICKLEAHFDGLEFHHVPRDHNVATDVLSKHGSKRAQVPVGIFVQDLRKPSNKILDPDQVNNSAESSTDLATSDVMMIEVEEDWHAPFIALITD, encoded by the coding sequence atggacgcttactgcatgGAAATTTGtaaacttgaggcccacttcgatggtcttgagttccaccatgtccccAGGGACCACAACGTCGCCACCGATGTGCTGTCCAAGCACGGCTCTAAGCGTGCACAAGTCCCGGTCGGCATCTTCGTACAAGATCTCAGGAAACCTTCCAATAAGATTCTAGACCCAGACCAGGTCAACAACAGTGCTGAGTCTTCGACCGACCTAGCTACCAGTgatgtcatgatgattgaggtagAAGAAGACTGGCACGCcccgttcatagccttgatcactgaCTAG